A stretch of Roseibium porphyridii DNA encodes these proteins:
- a CDS encoding 3-deoxy-D-manno-octulosonic acid transferase has translation MADPRPVLVTAYRALAVALTPLFHFLFWLRSRSGKEIPERKSERFGKADVVRPEGKLVWIHAASVGETVSVLPLVDALISDGNKVLLTTVTVTAAELAQKRLPAGANHQFMPFDAPAPIASFLDKWRPDLAMVVESEIWPCLFDEMRRRPIPFLLVNGRLSDKSHRNWSILRGVARYLFQCLDFVLAQSEADAERFRHLGCRKVEMPGNLKFDAEEPALDESAFRTLKGQAGQRPIWLAALTHPGEDDYALDAFDELRRANSDLLLILVPRHPKRADQICEMLQVRGLTFSRRSSGEEILPETQVYLGDTLGEMGLFYRLAPVTFLGGSYTEAGGHNPVEAALCGSALVTGPRVSNARAVYKDFWKHEAALRVSSPDNLSASVEALFKDPEAAKRQATRARELVEAGRGALDKTLASLKPYLKSTDAAGGAA, from the coding sequence ATGGCTGATCCGCGTCCCGTTCTTGTGACAGCCTATCGGGCTCTTGCGGTAGCCCTGACCCCCTTGTTCCACTTTCTTTTCTGGCTGCGCAGTCGGTCTGGAAAGGAAATCCCCGAGAGAAAGAGCGAACGGTTCGGCAAGGCGGATGTCGTCCGCCCAGAAGGTAAACTGGTCTGGATTCACGCTGCGAGTGTGGGCGAGACCGTCTCGGTGCTGCCTTTGGTCGATGCCTTGATCAGCGACGGCAACAAGGTTTTGCTGACCACGGTGACGGTTACGGCTGCGGAACTGGCACAAAAGCGCTTGCCGGCCGGGGCGAACCATCAATTCATGCCTTTCGACGCACCGGCGCCGATTGCAAGCTTTCTGGACAAGTGGCGACCTGACCTTGCCATGGTGGTTGAATCTGAGATCTGGCCCTGCCTTTTCGATGAAATGCGCCGCCGGCCCATTCCCTTTTTGCTCGTGAATGGTCGTCTGTCCGACAAATCACATCGGAACTGGTCGATTTTGCGCGGCGTAGCCCGGTATCTGTTTCAGTGCCTGGACTTTGTTTTGGCACAGAGCGAGGCAGACGCCGAAAGGTTTCGGCATTTGGGTTGCCGTAAGGTCGAGATGCCGGGCAATCTTAAATTCGATGCAGAAGAGCCAGCGCTTGATGAGAGCGCCTTCAGGACATTGAAGGGTCAAGCAGGTCAACGGCCGATCTGGCTGGCAGCGCTAACCCACCCCGGCGAAGATGATTACGCATTGGACGCATTTGATGAACTTCGACGCGCGAATTCCGATCTGCTTCTCATCCTTGTCCCAAGGCACCCTAAACGAGCTGATCAGATCTGCGAAATGTTGCAGGTTAGGGGCCTGACCTTTTCCCGCCGCAGCTCCGGTGAAGAAATTTTGCCCGAAACACAAGTCTATCTTGGCGATACACTCGGCGAGATGGGACTTTTCTATCGACTGGCCCCGGTCACATTTCTCGGTGGTTCCTACACTGAAGCGGGCGGGCACAATCCGGTTGAGGCTGCATTGTGTGGATCGGCTCTCGTGACCGGCCCAAGGGTCTCCAACGCGAGAGCTGTCTACAAAGACTTCTGGAAACATGAGGCGGCATTGAGAGTGTCTTCACCAGACAATTTGAGCGCAAGTGTCGAAGCTCTGTTCAAAGATCCGGAAGCTGCCAAACGTCAGGCAACAAGGGCACGCGAACTCGTCGAGGCAGGTCGGGGCGCTCTGGACAAAACGCTTGCATCGTTAAAACCCTACTTGAAATCGACGGACGCAGCGGGAGGTGCGGCGTGA
- a CDS encoding lysophospholipid acyltransferase family protein: MIKRLGRQPWVLSAVGSVLAGYLKLVYHTNRFTIEPKGVHEETEADLPVIVAMWHGQHFMVPFAKPSSWPAKVMISRSADGEVNAIAARKLGLGLIRASGGRNARQIKKRGGMRGFIEALRALKDGFSIAMTADVPKGPARQSGVGIVQLAKHSGRPILPVAVATSRSIELNSWDKASVNLPFGRGAIATSELIWVPSEIEDDALEAYRQQVEDGLNKATTRAYEIVGRADG; the protein is encoded by the coding sequence ATGATCAAACGCCTCGGCCGTCAACCTTGGGTTCTCTCTGCAGTCGGTTCTGTGCTCGCCGGTTATCTCAAGCTGGTCTATCACACCAACCGGTTCACGATTGAGCCGAAAGGCGTTCATGAGGAAACGGAAGCTGATCTGCCGGTGATCGTTGCCATGTGGCACGGTCAACATTTCATGGTGCCGTTTGCCAAGCCTTCCAGCTGGCCGGCGAAGGTCATGATTTCAAGATCCGCAGACGGCGAAGTGAATGCGATCGCTGCTCGAAAACTCGGTCTTGGTCTTATCAGGGCATCGGGCGGCCGAAACGCGCGCCAAATCAAGAAGCGCGGAGGCATGCGCGGATTTATCGAAGCTCTGCGGGCTTTGAAAGACGGGTTCAGCATAGCCATGACTGCTGACGTGCCAAAGGGACCTGCGCGCCAATCCGGTGTCGGCATCGTTCAACTGGCGAAACACTCGGGCAGGCCGATCCTGCCTGTGGCGGTTGCCACCAGTCGCAGTATCGAACTGAACAGTTGGGACAAGGCCAGCGTGAACCTGCCTTTCGGGCGAGGCGCAATTGCAACCAGCGAGCTGATCTGGGTGCCTTCGGAAATCGAGGACGATGCGCTCGAAGCCTACAGACAACAGGTTGAGGACGGACTGAACAAGGCGACGACACGTGCCTATGAGATTGTCGGAAGGGCCGATGGCTGA
- a CDS encoding DUF4170 domain-containing protein, translating into MSETDSPKQLLHLVFGGELESPEGLTFRDLDELDIVGIYPNYAEASKAWKAKAQATVDNAHMRYFVVHLHRLLDPDTTA; encoded by the coding sequence ATGAGCGAGACCGACAGCCCCAAACAGCTGCTGCATCTGGTGTTCGGCGGTGAGCTGGAGTCGCCTGAGGGACTGACCTTCCGGGATTTGGATGAATTGGATATCGTCGGCATTTACCCGAACTATGCTGAAGCCTCCAAGGCCTGGAAGGCCAAGGCGCAGGCAACGGTCGACAATGCGCACATGCGCTATTTTGTGGTCCACCTGCATCGCTTGCTGGACCCGGACACAACGGCCTGA
- a CDS encoding 3'(2'),5'-bisphosphate nucleotidase CysQ, with the protein MLEADTGNNHSWLDLDLRLLEDAAHKAGELALSYFGCDPETWFKGNNRSPVSEADLAVDRLLAEELRGARPDYGWLSEETADDKSRLGCERTFIVDPIDGTRAFLAGGDEWTVSLAVVEQGRPTAGVVFCPRRNELFAARAGGGTTLNGEKVYVSPKQSVEGATLSGPHSIVANKDVMAAGFSGTEILRSLAYRLAIVAAGRVDVGAARGGPSDWDLAAADLLVQEAGGRLTDLSGRNLVYNRTKTGHPGLIAAPEALIEPVRAVLGEMIRS; encoded by the coding sequence TTGCTGGAAGCTGACACGGGCAATAATCACTCCTGGCTCGACCTTGATCTGCGACTTCTTGAAGACGCGGCGCATAAGGCTGGAGAATTGGCGCTCAGTTATTTCGGGTGCGACCCTGAAACCTGGTTCAAAGGGAACAACCGCTCTCCAGTCTCTGAGGCGGATCTGGCAGTTGACCGATTGCTTGCCGAGGAATTGCGCGGAGCACGGCCTGACTATGGCTGGCTTTCGGAAGAAACGGCAGACGACAAAAGCCGTCTGGGTTGCGAGCGGACTTTCATAGTCGATCCGATAGACGGAACAAGAGCATTTCTGGCAGGTGGAGACGAGTGGACGGTCTCTCTGGCGGTTGTCGAACAGGGTCGCCCGACCGCTGGCGTCGTCTTTTGTCCGCGTCGAAACGAATTGTTTGCCGCGCGTGCCGGAGGCGGAACCACTTTGAATGGAGAAAAAGTTTACGTTTCTCCGAAGCAGAGTGTTGAAGGGGCAACCTTGTCCGGGCCACATTCGATTGTTGCCAACAAAGATGTGATGGCGGCTGGATTTAGCGGTACGGAAATCCTGCGCTCGCTGGCCTATCGCCTGGCGATTGTGGCAGCTGGACGCGTCGATGTCGGCGCCGCACGGGGCGGGCCAAGCGATTGGGACCTTGCAGCAGCTGATCTTTTGGTGCAGGAAGCGGGCGGCAGGCTGACCGACCTTTCCGGCCGGAACCTTGTTTACAACCGGACCAAGACCGGACATCCGGGATTGATTGCTGCACCGGAAGCGCTGATCGAACCGGTTCGCGCGGTTCTTGGTGAAATGATCAGATCCTGA
- a CDS encoding TldD/PmbA family protein, with product MSELIDQSELQSRAARLVEAARQAGADACDAVAVTGVSLSVDVREGKVEETERAEGDDVTLRVFVGKRTAAVSANRLDDPASLAERAVSMAKVAPEDPFAGLADPELLVKEFPVLELLDDKELTADELTDIALEAEAAGLDVDGVSKSGGASASWRLAGIVLATSHGFEGSYISSRYGMSMTAVAGEGTGMERDYDFDSRTFFADLDRPKEVGLRAGERAVRRLNPQKLSTRTANVIYESRAARSILGHLVGAINGAAIARKTSFLKDRMGEAVFAPGIRVVDDPFKRRGAATRPFDGEGTRADVLEMVSDGVLQHWFLDGASARELDLKPNGRAHRGGSGTSPGPTNITLMPGEKSLEELMTDAGEGLLVTDLIGHGVNGVTGDYSRGAAGFWFENGKIVEPVSEITIAGNLNDMFKRLVPGSDLDNRYSSAAPSVMIEGMALAGS from the coding sequence ATGTCGGAACTGATCGATCAAAGTGAATTGCAGTCTCGCGCAGCACGGCTAGTGGAAGCTGCGCGGCAAGCAGGAGCCGATGCCTGCGACGCTGTCGCAGTCACCGGAGTATCGCTCTCGGTTGACGTGCGCGAAGGCAAGGTTGAAGAAACCGAACGTGCCGAGGGTGACGACGTCACATTGCGGGTCTTTGTCGGCAAACGTACCGCAGCCGTTTCAGCAAACCGTCTTGACGATCCGGCCAGTCTTGCCGAACGCGCAGTTTCGATGGCCAAGGTCGCGCCGGAAGACCCCTTTGCCGGACTTGCGGACCCGGAGCTGCTGGTGAAGGAATTCCCGGTACTGGAGTTGTTGGACGACAAGGAACTGACGGCCGACGAACTGACGGACATTGCGCTTGAAGCGGAGGCAGCAGGTCTCGATGTGGACGGCGTCAGCAAGTCCGGCGGGGCTTCAGCGTCTTGGCGACTTGCAGGAATAGTGCTTGCAACAAGCCATGGTTTCGAAGGGTCTTATATATCTTCGCGATACGGCATGTCTATGACAGCAGTCGCAGGCGAAGGCACCGGCATGGAACGGGACTATGATTTCGACAGCAGGACTTTCTTCGCGGATCTGGACCGTCCAAAAGAGGTTGGACTGCGTGCCGGTGAACGCGCGGTACGCAGGCTGAATCCGCAAAAGCTTTCGACCCGAACCGCAAATGTCATTTATGAGTCTCGCGCAGCGCGCAGCATCCTCGGGCACCTGGTTGGTGCAATCAACGGGGCTGCGATTGCGCGCAAAACGAGTTTCCTGAAAGACCGAATGGGTGAAGCGGTGTTCGCGCCGGGCATTCGTGTCGTCGATGATCCCTTCAAGCGCCGAGGTGCAGCGACAAGGCCTTTCGATGGAGAAGGTACACGCGCTGATGTGCTTGAAATGGTCAGTGACGGAGTGTTGCAACACTGGTTCCTTGATGGCGCCTCTGCACGTGAACTGGATCTGAAACCCAACGGCCGCGCTCACCGGGGCGGCAGTGGTACATCTCCCGGTCCGACCAATATCACGCTGATGCCGGGCGAAAAATCGTTGGAAGAGCTGATGACGGACGCCGGCGAAGGCCTGCTTGTCACCGACCTGATTGGCCATGGCGTCAACGGAGTGACCGGAGACTATTCCCGCGGTGCTGCCGGTTTCTGGTTTGAGAACGGAAAAATTGTCGAACCTGTCAGTGAAATCACCATCGCAGGAAACCTGAACGACATGTTCAAACGCCTTGTGCCTGGCAGCGATCTGGACAACCGGTATTCGAGTGCCGCCCCGTCTGTCATGATCGAAGGGATGGCACTTGCTGGAAGCTGA
- a CDS encoding DUF6101 family protein has product MRRQTEKQETAAIGTAAETMPHPDCLPVRFQQRLESRPGTPSLPADIVLDRERAIIKRRVAGVPVNLVVPTEAFDGVMVRIIPGDVPGEIQAALILKHHDSALSITLAETENSDDLAILWSRWAQVFNLPMLVCDLGGKVKPIDAFRAVPAAQPAPRRQLRMLTGRRPRFLNKRVVGRPAATSVCHGSEREIIART; this is encoded by the coding sequence TTGAGACGTCAAACAGAAAAACAGGAAACGGCAGCAATCGGGACAGCGGCAGAAACAATGCCGCATCCCGATTGTCTTCCGGTACGCTTTCAGCAACGACTGGAATCGCGTCCGGGAACACCTTCTCTTCCCGCGGACATTGTTCTTGATCGCGAAAGAGCAATCATCAAGCGCCGTGTTGCAGGTGTTCCGGTCAACCTCGTCGTGCCGACGGAAGCATTCGATGGTGTGATGGTCCGGATAATTCCAGGCGACGTGCCAGGCGAAATCCAGGCTGCCCTGATCCTCAAACATCACGATAGCGCCCTATCCATCACGCTTGCGGAGACTGAAAACTCCGATGACCTCGCGATCCTCTGGAGCCGGTGGGCACAGGTTTTCAATCTGCCGATGCTTGTATGCGATCTGGGCGGCAAGGTGAAACCGATCGACGCATTTCGTGCCGTTCCCGCAGCGCAACCGGCCCCTCGCCGTCAATTGCGGATGCTGACCGGCCGAAGACCAAGGTTCTTGAACAAGAGAGTGGTTGGAAGACCGGCTGCAACCTCAGTCTGCCATGGCAGTGAACGCGAGATCATTGCCCGCACCTAG
- the ubiA gene encoding 4-hydroxybenzoate octaprenyltransferase, with amino-acid sequence MIFSTKDTGPVADAVKKHWVDTSLPSSLRPFARLARWERPIGWWLLLWPCWWSAALAAIAAGQGWPNLWHLALFFIGAVAMRGAGCTYNDLVDVDIDAQVERTRSRPIPAGQVSRLQAKVFLFLQAMVGLIVLLQFNTFSILLGIVSLLPVAIYPFMKRFTNWPQLFLGLAFSWGAFMGWAAEFGSLSWAPMFLYAGGICWTIGYDTIYAHQDKEDDALVGVKSTARLFGTRTKPALIVLYALATLLFATAAVLADAGPAAFIGILAGVIHLGWQIVALDIDDGDQCLRLFRSNGTYGWILFTGFVIDAFVTWL; translated from the coding sequence ATGATTTTTTCCACCAAGGATACGGGGCCTGTCGCGGATGCGGTGAAAAAGCACTGGGTCGACACAAGCCTGCCGTCGTCCTTGCGTCCATTCGCACGGCTCGCACGTTGGGAACGGCCGATCGGTTGGTGGTTGCTGCTGTGGCCCTGTTGGTGGTCTGCCGCGCTTGCGGCAATTGCTGCCGGTCAGGGCTGGCCGAACCTGTGGCACCTTGCTCTCTTCTTCATCGGAGCGGTGGCAATGCGTGGTGCGGGCTGCACCTACAACGATCTGGTTGATGTTGATATCGATGCACAGGTGGAGCGGACCCGTTCACGGCCAATTCCAGCCGGGCAGGTCTCAAGACTTCAAGCGAAGGTGTTCCTTTTCCTTCAGGCTATGGTTGGCCTGATCGTGTTGCTTCAGTTCAACACGTTTTCGATTTTGCTCGGGATCGTGTCATTGCTGCCGGTCGCGATTTATCCCTTCATGAAGCGGTTTACCAATTGGCCGCAGCTTTTTCTGGGTCTCGCATTTTCCTGGGGCGCATTCATGGGGTGGGCCGCTGAATTCGGTTCGCTCTCATGGGCGCCGATGTTCCTATACGCGGGCGGCATTTGCTGGACAATCGGCTATGACACGATCTATGCGCATCAGGACAAGGAAGACGATGCTCTGGTCGGCGTGAAATCCACCGCACGCCTGTTCGGAACGCGAACCAAACCTGCATTGATTGTTCTGTATGCTCTGGCCACGCTGCTTTTTGCGACCGCAGCTGTCTTGGCCGATGCGGGGCCAGCCGCCTTTATCGGAATTCTCGCAGGCGTCATTCACCTCGGCTGGCAGATCGTCGCGCTGGATATTGACGATGGTGATCAGTGTCTCCGCTTGTTTCGTTCCAATGGAACCTATGGCTGGATCCTGTTTACGGGGTTTGTCATAGATGCCTTCGTTACCTGGCTATAA
- a CDS encoding PEBP family protein, with protein sequence MYFSPKFAVSVFLSLAIGLSTLPTSSFAQKPPPPPKHEDGKPPPRPGDDRPPKRGGKEVNESKIDSGGSRQVLGEVWVDNWFKLYINGKPLLEDSVSIRTERSFNAERFEFGSDFPMTIAFEFRDFMENETGLEYIGSRRQQLGDGGAIAQFKDVASGKLIGATGGDWRCLTVQAAPADASCARERNPDVSQAVCAQTRVEVPGNWTDPGFDDSNWPKASVYSARDVGPKDGYNQIQWDSSAKLIWGKDLKKDNIVYCRASFGG encoded by the coding sequence GTGTATTTTTCTCCAAAATTTGCAGTCAGTGTTTTCTTATCCTTAGCTATCGGCCTCAGCACCCTCCCGACCAGCTCTTTTGCTCAAAAGCCACCGCCCCCACCCAAGCACGAGGATGGCAAACCACCTCCACGTCCAGGTGACGACCGGCCACCAAAACGCGGAGGCAAGGAAGTCAACGAAAGCAAGATCGATTCCGGTGGTTCTCGACAAGTGCTCGGTGAAGTCTGGGTCGACAACTGGTTCAAGCTTTACATCAATGGCAAACCGCTTCTGGAAGACAGCGTCTCGATCAGAACCGAGCGTTCGTTCAATGCCGAGCGTTTTGAATTCGGCTCAGACTTCCCGATGACGATTGCCTTCGAGTTTCGCGATTTCATGGAGAACGAAACCGGACTTGAATATATCGGTTCCCGGCGCCAGCAATTGGGCGACGGAGGCGCTATCGCACAATTCAAGGACGTTGCCAGCGGAAAACTGATTGGCGCTACCGGAGGCGACTGGCGATGCCTGACGGTACAAGCCGCGCCTGCAGACGCGTCCTGTGCACGCGAACGCAATCCCGATGTGTCTCAGGCGGTCTGCGCGCAGACCCGCGTCGAGGTTCCAGGGAACTGGACAGACCCAGGGTTTGACGACAGCAACTGGCCGAAGGCGAGTGTCTATAGCGCCCGCGATGTTGGGCCCAAGGACGGCTACAACCAGATCCAGTGGGACAGTTCTGCGAAGCTTATCTGGGGCAAGGACCTGAAGAAGGACAATATTGTCTACTGCCGCGCATCATTTGGCGGCTGA
- the purD gene encoding phosphoribosylamine--glycine ligase, whose product MKLLLIGSGGREHALAWALAKSPRLTKLYAAPGNAGIADVAELTDLNVSDHQAVVTFCKTHDIDLVVVGPEAPLVAGLVDDLDTAGIKAFGPRMAAAQLEGSKAFTKGVCDEANIPTAGYGRFEDATGALAYVRQQGAPIVVKADGLAAGKGVVVAMTLDEAEDAVKACFDGSFGDAGAEVVIEEFLDGEEASFFVLSDGTDALPLATAQDHKRAFDGDEGPNTGGMGAYSPAPVLTDEIVADVMERIIKPTITTLAGRGTPFKGVLYAGLMITSDGPKLIEYNTRFGDPECQVLLMRLRSDLLDLLEASADGTLGKTSADWHDSVALTVVMAAKGYPGSYAKGTEIRGLDQLGSEKLQVFHAGTQLKNGTLCSNGGRVLNVTALGDDVREAQQNAYEAVNQIDWPDGFCRTDIGWRAIDRETSS is encoded by the coding sequence ATGAAACTCCTTCTGATCGGATCCGGCGGCCGCGAACATGCACTTGCATGGGCACTGGCAAAGTCTCCCAGATTGACAAAACTCTACGCGGCTCCCGGCAATGCGGGTATCGCAGATGTTGCGGAGTTGACCGATCTGAATGTTTCCGACCACCAGGCGGTTGTCACGTTTTGCAAAACCCACGACATCGACCTGGTCGTTGTCGGGCCGGAGGCTCCTCTGGTCGCCGGACTTGTGGATGACCTCGACACTGCCGGCATAAAGGCGTTTGGGCCGAGAATGGCCGCAGCCCAACTTGAAGGCTCCAAAGCCTTTACAAAGGGCGTTTGCGACGAAGCCAATATTCCGACAGCAGGGTATGGCCGTTTCGAAGACGCAACGGGTGCACTGGCCTATGTCCGGCAGCAAGGCGCACCGATTGTCGTCAAGGCTGACGGGCTGGCGGCTGGCAAGGGCGTGGTTGTGGCCATGACGCTGGACGAAGCTGAGGACGCCGTGAAGGCCTGTTTTGACGGGTCATTCGGTGATGCGGGTGCGGAAGTCGTAATCGAAGAATTTCTGGACGGAGAAGAAGCCAGTTTCTTTGTTCTTTCCGATGGAACCGACGCCTTGCCTCTGGCGACGGCGCAAGATCACAAGCGTGCTTTTGATGGCGACGAAGGCCCAAACACTGGTGGCATGGGCGCTTACTCACCCGCACCAGTTCTGACCGACGAGATTGTTGCGGACGTGATGGAGCGGATCATCAAGCCGACAATCACGACGCTTGCCGGACGCGGCACACCGTTCAAGGGCGTTCTCTATGCGGGATTGATGATTACAAGCGACGGACCAAAGCTGATTGAATACAATACGCGCTTTGGCGATCCGGAGTGCCAGGTCCTGTTGATGCGTCTGAGAAGCGATCTTTTGGACCTATTGGAGGCGAGCGCTGACGGGACACTCGGCAAGACCAGTGCGGATTGGCACGACAGCGTTGCCCTGACCGTGGTGATGGCAGCAAAGGGTTATCCGGGGTCCTATGCAAAAGGCACCGAAATTCGTGGACTTGACCAACTCGGAAGTGAGAAGCTTCAGGTCTTTCATGCCGGAACGCAGTTGAAGAACGGAACGCTTTGCTCAAATGGTGGCCGGGTGCTGAATGTGACTGCACTTGGCGACGATGTCCGCGAAGCACAACAAAATGCCTATGAAGCCGTCAACCAGATCGATTGGCCGGACGGATTTTGCCGAACCGATATCGGCTGGCGAGCAATCGACCGCGAAACCAGTTCATGA
- a CDS encoding alpha/beta fold hydrolase yields the protein MANEFPDLFPGFKSETVETEEAQLFCRVGGSGPPLVLLHGYPQSHTCWHKVAPLLAERFTLVLPDLPGYGSSSIPALSQDHHAYSKRTMANSIVELMRLLGFDKFHLAGHDRGGRVAYRLALDHPHAVSRVAVLDILPTFDYWEKLDRQFGLKVYHWMFLAQPAPFPEKLIAASPVRFLEHTLASWTGNKSLDCFSEEALDDNRAWFRDPDRISATCEDYRAGATIDFEHDSLDHQAGNQILIPLLALWGEKGIATSVESPLDVWRSWCPHAEGQPVPGGHFLPEEAWQETADALRKFFAD from the coding sequence TTGGCTAACGAATTTCCTGACCTGTTTCCAGGTTTCAAGAGTGAAACTGTGGAAACGGAAGAAGCACAGTTGTTCTGCCGTGTTGGCGGATCCGGCCCTCCTTTGGTGCTTTTGCACGGTTATCCGCAATCACATACCTGTTGGCACAAGGTTGCACCTCTTCTTGCTGAGCGATTTACGCTCGTGCTTCCCGATTTGCCGGGGTATGGCAGTTCGTCCATTCCGGCCCTAAGCCAGGACCATCACGCTTATTCAAAACGGACTATGGCCAATAGCATCGTAGAATTGATGCGTCTGCTCGGTTTCGATAAATTCCATCTTGCAGGACACGACCGTGGTGGTCGCGTTGCCTACCGCCTGGCGCTGGACCATCCGCACGCTGTCAGCCGCGTGGCCGTGCTCGATATTTTGCCAACCTTCGACTACTGGGAAAAACTTGACCGGCAATTTGGGCTCAAGGTCTACCATTGGATGTTCCTGGCCCAACCAGCCCCTTTCCCCGAAAAGCTGATTGCTGCGTCTCCAGTCCGCTTTCTGGAACACACACTCGCCAGTTGGACTGGCAACAAGAGCCTTGATTGCTTTTCCGAAGAAGCATTAGACGACAATCGAGCCTGGTTCCGAGATCCGGATCGCATTTCGGCAACCTGCGAGGACTACCGGGCCGGTGCCACGATCGATTTCGAGCACGACAGTCTTGACCACCAGGCTGGCAACCAGATCCTGATCCCTTTGCTTGCGCTTTGGGGCGAAAAGGGCATTGCCACCAGTGTCGAGAGCCCGCTCGACGTCTGGAGATCCTGGTGCCCGCATGCAGAGGGCCAGCCAGTTCCCGGTGGTCACTTTCTCCCAGAAGAAGCCTGGCAAGAAACCGCAGACGCATTGCGGAAATTCTTTGCAGACTGA